The Plectropomus leopardus isolate mb unplaced genomic scaffold, YSFRI_Pleo_2.0 unplaced_scaffold16203, whole genome shotgun sequence genome contains the following window.
TGTGTTtgtatgagtttgtgtgtttgtgtgtgtgtgtgtgtgtgtgtttttgtatgagtttgtgtgtttgtgtgtgtgtgtgtttttgtatgagtttgtgtgtttgtgtgtgtgtgtgtgtgtttgtgtgtgtgtgtgtgtgtgtttttgtgtgtgtgtgtgtgtgtgtgtgtgtttgtgtttgtgtgtgtgtgtttgtgtgtgtgtttgtgtgtgtgtgtgtgtcactcactgactgattgattaaaatTGATCAgattgtttcagtttgtttgacGCGAATCAAGTGTTCGATAAAGTTTGATGTGAGAGTcactcagagagagagactgaactCACTGGTTTTACTGGACCAGGACCACCAACAACCAGCACAGCTGCTCAGCTCCTATACTGGACCAGCAGAACCAGCAGAGCCAGTGAAACCAGTCCAGTCCGCTGGATCGCGAGGGGGGTTggcagagggggaggaggatgaagaagatgaagaggacGGTGTCTTTAGTGAAGACAGACTTCCTGTCTCTGCCTGGTCCAGAATTCTCAGTGTCGTTTGGCCGTCTGTCGGGGCTCCGCCCACAGTGGGCGTGTCCAGCTGGATGTGAGTGAGGCTGCGCATTTAAGTGTTACCTTTCAGGACGCCaagacagctctgcagcagctggaggttCCCCTACAGGTGAGACACAGAGGGGCGGGGTCAGAGACTCACAGTTGAAGGGGCGGGGTCAGAGACTCACAGGTGAGGAGGCGGGGTCAGAGTTACCTTGGCGTGTTTGAGCTCCAGCTCTGCCAGCTCCACCAGGTTCTTCCTGAAAGCTGCGACTCGTCTCGTCTTGAAGTCGATGAGCTCTGCGGTCAGACAATCTCTGTTAGTCAAACGGACAGACGAGTGTTTGTCGAGTCTCTATGAGGACTCGGCCGACTCGGCTGACCTTGCTTGGCGGACTCGGAGATCTTCTCGAACTTGTGGCAGCAGAGCTGCTGGCTGGTCTCGGCCTGCAGGACGTCTCTGTTTTTGGCCCGAGCTTTATCCAGAGCCTTGTTAGCATTCTCGTAGTCAACCAGAGCGCGACTCCTCCGGTACAGCAGGTcctgcacgcacgcacgcacacacacacacacacacacacacacacacacacacacacacacacacacacacaccctttatTACcataaacacacccacacacacacacactgtagtccCACAGAGGGCGTCCTGCAGGACCTCAGGGACACAGTCTGTGTGAGCAGTGCGTTGCAGCTGCCTGGCTGAACAGCTGCGGCTCTCACTCTGCAGTGTTCACACAGACGGCTGCTACACAGCTGCAGAtgggtgaacacacacacagacgatgCATCCGTCACACCTTTGCAGCCTGCGACTCTCTCAGGTAATATTTCAGCAGGTCAGCCAGCTTCAGGTCTTCATCCGCAGCCACGCGAGCCTCGATTTTCTGTCAAACGATGACACAGACGTCACAGGTCTCATCGGACATAACAACTCTTCATGTGGCCAGAAATATGTGGACAGCAGTAAACATACCCGGGTTTTCTCAAAGAGCTCTGACACTTTCAGGAAGAACCTGAAACCAgagcaggaagtgatgtcacatgTTGACAGGTTAAAAACAGAGCGTTGAGGTTTGTGTTTGCTCGTACTTGCAGAGGTCTGTGGAGTCCTGCGTTCCTAACGTGTAGAGAGACGAGGCGATTCTGTTGATGTCATCTGCAGCGTCTGAACACAAGTACATGGCTATTAGTCCAAACACACCAAATACTACACTTCCCATGATGCACCTGCCTTCTCTCTGACACCACTCGACTCTTACTTTTGTGCGAACGGATCATTCGGTCAGATTTGGCCGAGGCGTCCTTCACTCTGTTGTGGTATTCTAACAGGAACGTCTTCTCGTGCTCGAAGAAGTCGTCCAC
Protein-coding sequences here:
- the snx6 gene encoding sorting nexin-6; this encodes LSVRGKNKKEKLEDFFKNVVKSADGVLVAGVKDVDDFFEHEKTFLLEYHNRVKDASAKSDRMIRSHKNAADDINRIASSLYTLGTQDSTDLCKFFLKVSELFEKTRKIEARVAADEDLKLADLLKYYLRESQAAKDLLYRRSRALVDYENANKALDKARAKNRDVLQAETSQQLCCHKFEKISESAKQELIDFKTRRVAAFRKNLVELAELELKHAKGNLQLLQSCLGVLKGNT